GTTTACGGTCTTGTTGATTATCTTAATTTAGGttcttttttcagaaaaaatttccctgaaccttttttttttctcattatcACATGTTTGGAGTGCTAAAAAATCATTTGACTGAAAATGTTTTCCAGTCAAAGAGAAACTAAGCCAAATTCGAAGGGAAAGGATTTCGTGTTCTCAGAGCAGAAATATTCTAGATAAACAAATATGAAACTGACCCCATGCATCTCTAGCACTCTTTGTTCACTTGTAATTGCTACTGGTCACTGGCATGACATCAAGTCACTATATTGTGCATGATTAGCTTAGCTGTACTGTCAGTTGCAGGCTGCAAGCTAATTGAGCTGGACTCTAGCTAGCTCACACATAGTTCATTTAATAAACAACTTCTAGCCAAAGAATATTTATTGGTTATATAATACAAGTCATGAGACAGCCATTTTCCTTCAAAAATTTCATCTAGGAGATTTGTTGTTCTCTGTTTGTAAGCATGTTATTCTTATTAATGATGAAGCTATTTTTTAGTGTGCTTAAGAGTTTATGTTGAATATTGAGGTGGACATATTAGCATTCAATATTCCAAATGTACTTAAAAGGTGAAAGAATAATAATCTTCAAGATCAGCAGCAAACAGTAGAAAATAACTTTTTCCTCCTAAAAACCATATACAAGATCTTATGTGAAACCAATTAGGCTTTGGTTTGTTCAGAGATTATGATAGAACTATtatgggccttaactatcagcttaagcttttGGTTCAATTGGTTCCTTCACATGGTTATATCAATGGGGTTGCCAGGATTCGAACCCCGGACCACTTGGTAAAGTATGCAGAATTTAGTTTCAATTATAATAAAAGCTATCATTgggctttaactatcagcttaagcttttGGTTCAATTGGTTCCTTGACAGGTTTAAATATTCAAACACCAAAACTTACTATCTTAACTTCCAGAGATTCCCATTGTGTTATGTAGCTTCAGTTACACTTTGACACGATGCATGTAATTTgctgggttttttttttcttcaagttGATTATCTTAGGGGAGCTTTTTTTACAGTATCATTTGTAGGAATACAATCTGGTTTGAAAATGCAAAATCTTAGTTTCAGTTAGCATTCTAGCAGATTTTGAATATTTTATATTGAGAATGAAAAGAATAGAGGACTTCATAACCTAGAGAAGGCTTATGACAGAATGCAAGATCACATGGAAATAAAACTTCAGTTTGGCATGTAAATTTAAGAAGAATATGTTTATGGAGCAGTTTGAAAATAAATGAACTTGTGACCTCATTAACCAGAGAGGGATTGTGATAGACTGCTACGAAAATCACATAGAAATTGAAACTCCAGTTTTGCATATTAAATTTAAGGAAGaatatagggttaaggtgcaaaaatacccttaacgttttggaccaggagcaattttacccctaacgtctaaaatggtgcaattttacccttaacgttggtagccaagaacaattttacccctaacgttcataaattgggtcaatttgataaataattcatcaaactgtcttctcggtcatgaatcttgtcatctatattTCTCACGTGTGtgattttatcagtaacaaatcacaaacttacgttgagatgtgaaaaaaaatactatctttttgtacgaattagacaaaaaaaattcaaaaaattcaccgaatttataaatattaatctcaaattttattattaaattataaaaaacatgaattttttttttagaacgaattgttatgcaattggtacaGAATAAGGAAcgaaaatatctgtgttttataatagtgtctgaaattgaccaaatttatcaacgttaggggtaaaattgctcttggcttccaacgtaaggggtaaaattgcaccattttagacgttaggggtaaaattgctcctgggcgaaaacgttaggggtatttttgcaccttaacccaagaATATATTTATGGCGCAGTCTGAAAATAAACGGAGGTATTTCTACTGTGGTTGTCTTCTTGGGTACATCCTGGATCAGTTCTTTTTCATAGTTATTTTGATTTAAACAAAGATAACTTTGAAAGCATTTTCCTGATGATAATTGAAGTTACCTGATAATGaagttcttattttttattaaagaaaagAAGAGTTGTGAGAAATATGCTGGAGATCTAAATTTTGATGCTGAGTGAAATAATTGATACAGGTCAAGTAATTGTAAGTTCAGCACGTCCTGACTTAAGGAGGCGCTGAATAAATACTGCAGAGATGCATTATAGTGATCATTTCGCTCCCAAATTCCATCAtgtggagagagagagaagccaTGTGTTACTCCTAGAATCAAACCCATTAGGTCAAGAGTGGAGAAGCATGTCTGTAACTCCGTTACTCCAAAATTCCTCATTGGGCTGGTGATTGGCATTAGATTAGTAATGCTCTGTGATAGATATCATCAGAAGATGGTGATGTAGGAGAACATTTATGAAACAAGTGTGACTAAGATGCAAATTTTAGGATAGAATAGTAAGGGGGAAAAAGGTGAAAGATGAGTGAATTTAAAGGAAAGTGGAGATTAAACTATTTGGGGTTTAGTTGAATAAAGTTAATCTAATAcgggttttgtgtttttcgtaaACCCATGGATGAAAAGACCAAGTCTAACTACAAGGAGTAATGAGAAGTGGAAGATGCAGATGATTTTACTATGCTTTACTATCATCTCTAGGAATACTTGGCCTTGAACAAAAATGTGAAAGAGATTGTCCTTATCAGCTCCAACTGGTTTTTGAAATTGAAAAGCTAAATtagtttatttttctaaatattAGGGTGGGCAGCTGTTTTAGTTAAGTCCGTTTTATTCACCATACTGAGCCTACTGCATGAACTGGTCAAAAGGCTAACTTGTACTAATTTTCTTACGAATGGTTGTGTTTTTAGTTCTTAATATAACATCTTGCAAATTACACAAACTGAAAATGTTTGGCCAGGGTAACTAATTTACATCTACTTTATTTTGGAAGCACAACTTAGTGGATCTAGGATATTTCTCCTGTGCCACATCTTGGCTGGGCTTGGGAAGCTTTTTGCGTCTATCAAATTCTAGAAATGTTTGATTTCAAGTAAAAGTAAAATGTTTCAGTTGGAATTCTAGCTCCTACAAGGTCTGAGCATTTAAATGCAATACTTTTTACAGAACTCATTTTTCATGATCAGTTTATTGGAATTATTTTGCACTTAAAAAATCTGCAAAAGATAGATGCCGGATTCTTTCCTGTAACTCTATTGTCAACCATGTTTTCCATACACTCTGCAGTTATGACAAAGGAGCACATTTTTTCCTGCCATCCTTTGTTATGCGTACACATGGCTCTAGACTTCAACGTGATGCAGTTCAGAGGACTCCTCAAGGACAACTACGACCAATTTTTGAGgttcttaaatattttatttttctgcaTGACTATTTGATATTGTTTGTTAACCTGAATTTCAGCGGCACTAACATTTGATAAGTACTCCCTCCGTTTTTTTATTACATGACgttttaacttttttattttgttcttttttatatgtcattttgtattaccaatgcaattttagaaatattttctgCATTTTGCCTTATTTATGACAAGAAAGAGAAGTTTAGTATTAATGCAAATAATCCCAATTAAGCCATAAAATTTAAGAAGAGAGAATTTTTGCATAGAAATTAGAAATTCAGGAGAGAGGTATTGAgggtaaattagtcattttaatagTGTAATTAACATTGCATTGGTATTGGTGAACAACCTTAAACGGCATATAAAAAAGAATGGAGTGAGTATATTTACATTAGTTTTAGCAAGAGCGCAGtcattcatatttttaattcgTAGGCTTTGGATACGCTTGGAAGTACAAAATGGAGGATAAATAAGAGGATACTAGATATTGTTGACAGAATATGGAACAGTGGAGGCCGTCTTGCAGATTTGGTGGACCGAAGTGATGTGAGTTACGATAttacttctttctttttctattaCATATTTCCTAACTCTTGATTATGTGGACTTGAATTTATTCGCCTCTATGCTCTGAAATGTGTGTTTTAGAGGTTGATATTCATTAAAAAAGTTATTATTGAACTTCCTTACTGCAGGTTCCTTTGCCAGAGAAGCTAGATACTGAGGATGAAACACTCTTGACGAAATGGAAGTGGAAAGTCAGATAtgttagaaaagaaaacagGGAGAGACATTCCAGGCGTTGTGACACAGAACTAAAACTGGCTGTAAGATCGTTCTTCTTTAAGTGCGACTATACCATTTCAATTTTCATATAGAGGTGTATATGTGTATGCCAACCTTTTTATTGGGTTCAGGTAGCACGGAAAATGAAGGATGAAGAAGGTTTCTATTATCCACACAATGTCGACTTTCGAGGGCGTGCGTATCCCATGCATCCACACTTGAACCATCTTGGATCAGATCTTTGTAGGGGTATTTTGGAGTTTGATGAGGGGCGCCCTCTTGGAAACTCAGGCATACGCTGGCTGAAGATTCACCTTGCAAATCTCTTTGCTGGTGGAGTGGACAAGCTGTCCTATGAAGGTCGAATAGCTTTTACTGAGAATCACTTGAATGATATATTTGATTCCGCCGATAGACCTCTCGAAGGGAAGCGTTGGTGGTTAGGTGCAGAAGATCCATTTCAGTGTTTGGCAGTTTGCATTGATATTGCTGGATGTCTTAGAAGTTCCTCCCCGGAAACATATGTTTCACATATTCCCATCCATCAGGTAGTTTTCAAATCTTTTTTCAAATCATGTCGACTCCTTGTGGAATTCATTATGTAGATGATAAAGAGTCCTATTGGACTAGGGAAAAGTTTTTATCAGCATGTTAGCAAGTGTGTTGCACAGAGGTGGACTAAGAACAAGAGTGAACAGGAGTTAAGTTCTCATTGGTCTCCAGTCTACTGGATTTTACCAAAATACTAAGCTCATTATGTTTTTTTCCTGTTAAAATGGACATTGGGCTTTCACTTTTCATAGGCCCAATTTCATATGATTATGATATCAATGCCTATTTTGGCTGATCAGCATAGACACTGCTGTATTACTATCTCACTCCTTTCCCTTTTTTTCCTACAAGCCtccctttttttatttatgCTGGTGTTGCGATGATTTTTCAGTCAAAAAGGTGTTAATTTTCTGTAGGATGGTTCCTGCAATGGTCTACAACACTATGCCGCACTAGGAAGAGACAAGGTATTGTCCTAGTGATTTTTTCCCATGTATAAAACCTGATCAGTACTTTATATTCTAAATGCTTTGGTCAGTTATTTAAAATTTGAGCTGACATGTTAAAGGTTATTTGAGACCTTTTCTTAGTTGGAGATTGTATGGATCACTAGCATGGTTGATATAATATCATGAGAACTTTCTGGCAGCTAGGAGCAGTGGCGGTTAATCTGGTTGCTGGAGAGAAACCTGCAGATGTCTACTCAGGAATAGCTGCTAGGTAATTTAGTATCTCATTCTTGTTAGTAATCATAGTTGTCAAATCGAGATTCGACTTGCCAATCGAAATACTCATTTTGTGAATCATGACTCGTGAATCGAATCGAATCGTAAGATTTGGtttaaattcataatattataaaaatagaatatttaccatgttgaactcaaaatattatcaaatattagtctagaaatgcaattttaatgtcAAAAAGGAAATCATATCAACCAAGTACTTCAAATTCAAATCCAATGCAAATGCAatcctaataaaactaattcacaAATTGGATTCTGTCTAGTAACTTAGTAGAGATGAAGAGTTTGAATTTCTGACTCTGTTTTTTTGCCTTGTTGTCAACTTGATAATGATGGAATGAAGTTAGTTTGAGTTGATAACTTGACAAATAACAATCGGACTAGAGGAGAGTGAGTTTAGTAGTTAGTGTTGTTTAAGTTTTTGATGAACGGTGATGAAGATCCGGctcgaaatagagctgaatcTAATCAAATCGGGAATCGTAAGATTCTGTTATAATTTAGATTAATAACAGTGTTAGTAATATTTGATCATGACAGTGATTGAAGTGTCTGCAAGACAATATAGTGATCGGAGTGCAATATTTTAATGTAGGGTACTTGATATCATGCGGAGGGATGCACAGAATGATCCTGAAGTATTTCCTGATGCATCGCGTGCAAGGACATTAATTAATCAGGTTCCCTTAAAAGCTATTGttaatttattgtaattttcgGGTGTTAGCCTTTGTTTGTTGCCCAAAGCAATTACATTTCACAGTTTATATCATAAATTTGCTTGTTTGCTATTTTCTTGTGCCTAAATCTAATAGCTGACTCTGGTGGTTGGATTTCTTACAGGTAGATAGGAAATTGGTGAAGCAGACTGTGATGACATCTGTATATGGTGTCACTTACATTGGCGCTAGAGATCAAATTTATAAGAGGTTGAAAGAGCGTGGTCTTGTTGCAGAAGAGTCGGAGCTTTTTAGTGCTTCTTGCTATGCtgcaaaggtaaaaaaaaaggaatatcAGTAGTGATTATTAGTTCGCACTTCACAATATTATCCAAATTGCAACATTGACAGTActaagttttattgcttgagcAGGTAACTTTGACTGCCTTAGGAGAAATGTTTGAAGCTGCACGAAGTATCATGAATTGGCTTGGTGAATGTGCAAAGGCATATCTCTCTCATTTGTATATCTGTCTTCCTCTTTTTTACATAGTCATTTTCTTCAATGATTCTATCATCTTTTTTATGACTACTGACTAGACAACTTAACCATGACTAGATTATTGCATCTGAAAATGAGCCAGTGAGGTGGACAACTCCACTGGGACTACCTGTTGTGCAACCTTACCGACAACAAGAAAGGCACTTTGTGAGTTCTCTGGAATTTATATGCTATCAAGAGTATTTAAATTGTTAAGATGTTGAAGTTAATTATGAAGGCTCTTTCAATTTATATGGGTGGTGTTGTAACATTTCAGATCAAAACATCACTTCAGATTTTGACGCTACAACGAGAAACAGACAAGGTTAGGAACCTGTAATTTCCTTTTCTAGGAGAGTTTCATTTTATGTTATTATCATTTGCTAGCTTGCCCTATCGTTATCAACTATCCATAGCACACATCTGAGAATTCTAAATAAAGAGGTTGTTAAAGGAACAGTGTGCTTGCCAATCAGGACTAGTCATTTACTTTGTTGCTAAATTCTAGAGAAAATTCTAGGTGCCGGAGTGACTGCATCTATATTATAGCTAGATggttttttcctttattttctatATCATGTTGGTGAGGAAAGAGGGAGGCGAAGTGCAGAGTTCAGGATCCAGTAAACTTGGAGGATCTTACTTCTCTTTGGTCACATCCACATTTCTCGCTCTACTTGCACCGGGCTTTAACTGGATAAGTAATCAGAGGCATGTTTTGAGTGTTTATTCCTGAAGACAAATGCATTCAGTTTGTGATAGATGGTAGTCTTTTCTTTCCCACTTCGTCAAAATACAACGTTGAATAGTGGTTCCGATAGTATATATTATTATGAAATCAAGAAATAATTGCCTTCATTCCCTAAATTATCCTGTTCCATCCTTCCTCTCTATATTGTCGATGGAATTTCAAATTTGATGCCCTATGTTTGTAGGTTATTGTTAGGAGACAGAGAACAGCTTTTCCACCAAATTTTGTTCACTCGCTTGATGGTTCTCATATGATGATGACTGCAAATGCTTGCAAAAAGGCAGGATTGAACTTTGCAGGTCCTCTACTCATGGATTTTGCTTTCATTTGGTTACTTATTCCTAATTTTTCTTTCTCATAATTGTTCGATGATGTCTCAAATACAGGAGTTCATGATTCATATTGGACGCACGCATGCGACGTGGATGAAATGAACAGGATACTCCGCGAAAAGTTCGTTGAGCTTTATGAAGCACCAATATTGGAAAATGTAAGTGCCAGCCTAACTGAATTTTTCCTGTAGGAAGATTAGGAGGTGACAAGTGGTAGTGGCACAAGATAAAGCTCAATTGAAGTATTATTTGATGTTATAGTAACTTGCTTTAAACTGTTCGATTAGCACTGCATGTTTGATAATGAGCTTTGCTTGAGGAATTCTGTTGGAAGATGAAGAGAAAAGAAATTGTAATTATCGTGGTAACTCTGTTAAATGAACAACACTGGTTGaaatttattatgttggaaccaTCAGAATCCTTAATTCAGCTGTAGTTTGGGATTGAGATagaatagaattttttttttttatttcagtgTGAAGTTAAGATCTTGATTTCATTCCTGATTCACTTTACCTCATTAAGGAATATGATAtgattttttgttttgtaaCAGTTACTCGAGACCTTTGAGAAATCGTTCCCCTCATTGCCTTTTCCGCCACTACCTGAACGAGGAGACTTTGATCTACATGATGTGTTACATTCACCATATTTCTTCAACTGATACTATTATACCAGTGTGGCCCAGTTTTGTAAGTAGAAGCCTATTTCCACAAGTAGGCATGAATGATTAGGGAAGTCTACAATCTGATGAGAACCTCATGGAAGctctatatatgtatataaaataatatgtgAGTGAATCTCAAAGATTGTGAATCTCGGTCTTCTAAAATCTTCTCCACTTGTGTTGGTGAATAGTGTAGAGCCTGTAATGAAATGGCATAGAAGTTGGAATGGTAGATCTCTCAATCCCGGATGTAAGCATCTGCTGTGTTGAGCTGAATCAGAAATATTGAAGAGGTGCTAATGTTGTGCAGCATGTGTTGAGGTGTTCGTGGCGAAGGGAACGAGATATGGTCATATGCTGAGATGCTGAGATTTTACAGGCATGTTCAGGTGGCAAGTGCAGCAGCACAAGGATTACAACTAAAACAGATAGCATTTCGTGTTTCATCTTGTATATTCTGGTAAATGTAAATTAAGATTTTAGTTCTTATGCTAGTTTTGAAATTTGAATAGATGATGGCTTGCTCACTGTACAGtaatgaaatttaaatttgGTTAATCACAGTATTTATTTAATGGAATTTAAATTTTGCTTTCGGGCTAATTGTGGTATGGTCATGGGCCTTATATAATTTCATAAGTTCAGTCCctgtaatttaattttaacacCTTTGATCTTCATACTTCTATATTTCTCAAAGTTTTCAAGCATGTGATCAAACTATATCCTCTAATTGTATATTAACATATCcctaatggaaaaaaaaaaagaattaaaatggAAAAACCAATCTTTTTTATATAATCTTCTTCAATATCTTTTTCTTCATTTGTGAAAGCTGCTCCAAAGTCCATTTGGCATAGTCGTAGGCAAAACCTGGCAGCCCGTCCAGAGTTTTACCTTATCCGGTACTGGTTTTAATCTTTTCCCTGCAACACTAAGAAGAAGACGATCAGGATCTCACCTGTGGCAGCTGTTGGAACAAAGTCCCACGTCCAATAGGTACCTATCTAGAGGAGAGAAACGAAACTTACCACTAATTggtgaaagaggagagagaaagaaccAATTGAAGGCTCGGGGCTCGGAATGAGGTAGGGTCTTCAAGCCCCACACTTGATTCTCGAGATTCATGGGTCTAGAACTTGGATCCGAACCTTTGCATCTATCTATTTTATCTTAGAGGATGAACCACGCTCTTCTTATCGTCCCTCACTACTGCTCAACCTCGCTATCTTATCGATTCTTATCAGTCCTTCCAAATTCCAATTCCTTATTGAGATTGAGATTTTGTTCCATTAGACCCATTTCGGTCAGATCGGTTCCATAATCTAACATGTCGGGGCCGGGCTTGAAGTCTTTGGTCGGGCCGGCCATAATGAATGATCGTTGTTCGAGAATAAAATAATAAGACTTAAGGATTTCACTATGGATCTTCGCCTAAAGCCATAACTTCGTTGCTAAACCTTCGCTATATTCCTTTTCATCAAAGTTAAACACTCTGCAAAAGTTGGTTCACTACTTCTCATCTTAACTTGGTAAACTTCACTATGAAACTACTCTGGTTTTGTTAATGTGCATACTACAGAGACATCTTCAATGCATTGTATACGTAGAGAAGTGCAGGAATCTGAGATGAGCTAATATGTCATAGCGAGCATGTTGTCCATTAGGGGCTAATGTTTGACTATCAAGCATTCGTGGTATCCCATTGCTGCCAAAAATCCCGATAAAACATGAACTTGTTTGATTT
The DNA window shown above is from Euphorbia lathyris chromosome 1, ddEupLath1.1, whole genome shotgun sequence and carries:
- the LOC136207529 gene encoding DNA-directed RNA polymerase 2, chloroplastic/mitochondrial, which encodes MFCTNPCIFSANRFDHFIHFDLKPRIFTRNSPKLSTIMWRNAVKQAISRTPTKYLNSHSLFRTCSFLGPPHDFNFPEKFSSNPLNVSNPRLGLSPLGEFSSHEDHLGKSSFGFPKKKNIVNISGVCPKTYASVAEAVSSSTDVEEDVSGAEEVQELLHDLKRAENQQKTKERGMTYWKYRVLRRKQVKIETEAWEQAAKEYKELLMDMCQHKLAPNLPYIKSLFLGWFEPLKEAIAKEQEMKKTMAYSPYFDQLPADMMAVITMHKLMGLVMVGGDGCARVVAAACAIGEAIEQEIRIHKFLEKTKKKKAGRGKKNQEEESNDVSPEQEKLRKKVTDLIKKQKLPAARQIVRGQDPSRPWNQEIKAKVGGRLIELLIQTAYIQPPSDQLGDDPPDIRPAFVHTFKNLTQEKKSSRRYGVIQCDPLVLKGLEKNARHMVIPYMPMLVPPIKWTGYDKGAHFFLPSFVMRTHGSRLQRDAVQRTPQGQLRPIFEALDTLGSTKWRINKRILDIVDRIWNSGGRLADLVDRSDVPLPEKLDTEDETLLTKWKWKVRYVRKENRERHSRRCDTELKLAVARKMKDEEGFYYPHNVDFRGRAYPMHPHLNHLGSDLCRGILEFDEGRPLGNSGIRWLKIHLANLFAGGVDKLSYEGRIAFTENHLNDIFDSADRPLEGKRWWLGAEDPFQCLAVCIDIAGCLRSSSPETYVSHIPIHQDGSCNGLQHYAALGRDKLGAVAVNLVAGEKPADVYSGIAARVLDIMRRDAQNDPEVFPDASRARTLINQVDRKLVKQTVMTSVYGVTYIGARDQIYKRLKERGLVAEESELFSASCYAAKVTLTALGEMFEAARSIMNWLGECAKIIASENEPVRWTTPLGLPVVQPYRQQERHFIKTSLQILTLQRETDKVIVRRQRTAFPPNFVHSLDGSHMMMTANACKKAGLNFAGVHDSYWTHACDVDEMNRILREKFVELYEAPILENLLETFEKSFPSLPFPPLPERGDFDLHDVLHSPYFFN